A stretch of Myxocyprinus asiaticus isolate MX2 ecotype Aquarium Trade chromosome 42, UBuf_Myxa_2, whole genome shotgun sequence DNA encodes these proteins:
- the LOC127432357 gene encoding thymic stromal cotransporter homolog produces MMSCRLYIAPLVFCAQVASSFFDTALQMVVKERCANATDPDSEQKAITNFNMIFNMVFKFTPIVPAILLAKVGDKGYRKVPIVVPLIGYLVSRALLLLDIVLEWPLQVLYAVPVIHGLCGGFASYWAGVMALVSLCASEDTRSLRIMRTELVYGIAGFIGSLASGHLFDLYTVDLKHGVILSGLSVLLYVFCLIYAAFILRVDHLVLEDKQERRQSVGIINHEARDLMNIILLFGSGILYDIAVAGGIEMLAAYVLKDPLNWGATEVGYGNAAGSLLFITSFVGVKIFTRCSVRDESMIMIGMVSFAVGIYFMAFVTTTPTYFLARSLTLFALIPMPTIRSLLSKQVKGTSYGITFVLLQLSFKLASLVTTPIYTKIYQAYLDTFPGFVFILSSIFTVLSMIPISIVGCRSARHNGYETIQGN; encoded by the exons ATGATGTCCTGCCGTTTATACATTGCGCCTCTGGTCTTCTGCGCCCAAGTGGCCAGCTCCTTTTTTGACACCGCTCTCCAAATGGTCGTGAAAGAACGATGCGCAAACGCCACCGATCCGGACAGCGAGCAGAAAGCCATCACCAACTTTAACATGATCTTCAACATGGTATTCAAATTCACCCCCATTGTACCTGCGATCCTCTTGGCAAAGGTTGGCGACAAAGGTTACAGGAAAGTGCCGATTGTTGTTCCTCTGATCGGTTACTTGGTGTCCAGAGCTTTACTTTTGCTCGATATCGTACTGGAATGGCCTCTCCAGGTGTTGTACGCGGTACCGGTTATTCATGGACTGTGCGGAGGGTTCGCGTCATATTGGGCCGGCGTGATGGCGCTTGTGTCGCTGTGCGCAAGTGAGGATACGCGCTCATTGCGCATCATGAGGACCGAGCTGGTGTATGGCATCGCTGGTTTTATTGGCAGCTTGGCTTCTGGTCACCTATTTGACCTGTATACTGTAGATCTCAAGCATGGGGTCATTTTATCTGGATTGAGTGTGCTTCTCTATGTCTTCTGTCTGATTTACGCTGCGTTTATCCTGCGAGTGGATCATCTAGTGCTTGAAGACAAGCAGGAGAGACGCCAAAGTGTTGGGATTATAAACCATGAAGCTCGTGATTTGATGAATATCATTTTGCTCTTCGGCAGTGGGATTTTGTATGATATAGCAGTGGCAGGAGGGATAGAGATGCTGGCGGCGTATGTGCTCAAAGACCCGTTGAATTGGGGCGCGACAGAGGTGGGTTATGGAAACGCGGCTGGATCTTTGCTCTTCATCACCAGTTTTGTGGGTGTGAAGATCTTCACGAGGTGTTCTGTGAGAGATGAGAGTATGATCATGATCGGAATGGTGTCATTTGCCGTTGGGATTTACTTCATGGCATTTGTGACCACAACTCCGACGTACTTTTTGG CTCGCTCTCTCACTCTGTTTGCTTTGATTCCAATGCCCACCATTCGCTCGCTGCTGTCCAAACAGGTCAAGGGAACCTCATATG GCATTACCTTCGTACTACTCCAGTTGTCCTTTAAACTTGCAAGCTTGGTGACCACACCCATTTACACCAAGATCTATCAGGCCTACCTTGACACCTTCCCAGGGTTTGTCTTCATACTGTCCAGCATCTTTACTGTTCTTTCTATGATACCCATCAG TATTGTAGGATGTCGTTCTGCAAGACACAATGGATATGAGACAATTCAAGGGAACTGA